A single region of the Neotabrizicola shimadae genome encodes:
- a CDS encoding NAD(P)-dependent oxidoreductase, whose amino-acid sequence MKYGYVGLGNLGGHIAASLIRAGHQVTVYDRDPALAARHREKGARVAGSAAEVAAASDHVFTCLPSPAVSEAVLAQMLPEMKAGATWIENSTLGRDDVLRLAGLAQVGEVRMLEAPVTGGVHLAARGEITVLVGGEQDLFDLHRPALEAIGNRLFHMGPLGSASIIKVITNMLAFIHLKATSEALMLAKRGGLDLGQAWHAIRASSGNSFVHETEGALILNGSYDIAFSVDLALKDLGFALGFGREFGVPLELAAMTEQTYVAARAAYGGAAQSPMIAKLLEDMLATDLRAEGFPARLE is encoded by the coding sequence ATGAAGTACGGCTATGTGGGGCTGGGGAACCTGGGCGGGCATATCGCTGCCAGCCTGATCCGGGCGGGGCATCAGGTGACGGTGTATGACCGCGACCCGGCGCTGGCGGCGCGGCACAGGGAGAAGGGGGCCAGGGTCGCGGGCAGCGCGGCAGAGGTGGCGGCGGCTTCGGACCATGTGTTCACCTGCCTTCCGTCGCCCGCGGTGTCCGAGGCGGTGCTAGCGCAGATGCTGCCCGAGATGAAGGCGGGCGCGACCTGGATCGAGAACTCGACGCTTGGCCGGGACGATGTGCTGCGGCTGGCGGGGCTGGCGCAGGTGGGCGAGGTGCGGATGCTGGAGGCGCCGGTCACCGGGGGCGTTCACCTGGCGGCTCGGGGAGAGATCACGGTGCTGGTGGGGGGCGAGCAGGACCTGTTCGACCTGCACCGGCCCGCGCTGGAGGCCATCGGGAACCGGCTGTTCCACATGGGCCCCCTGGGCAGCGCCTCGATCATCAAGGTCATCACCAACATGCTGGCCTTTATCCATCTGAAGGCCACGTCAGAGGCGTTGATGCTGGCCAAGCGGGGCGGGCTGGATCTGGGGCAGGCGTGGCATGCGATCCGGGCCTCGTCCGGCAATTCCTTTGTCCACGAGACCGAGGGGGCGCTGATCCTGAACGGGTCCTATGACATCGCCTTCTCGGTCGATCTGGCGCTGAAGGACCTGGGGTTTGCCTTGGGATTTGGCCGGGAGTTCGGGGTGCCGCTGGAGCTGGCCGCGATGACCGAGCAGACCTATGTGGCGGCACGGGCGGCCTATGGGGGGGCGGCGCAGTCGCCGATGATTGCCAAGCTCCTGGAGGACATGCTGGCGACGGACCTGCGGGCCGAGGGGTTCCCGGCGCGGCTGGAATGA
- a CDS encoding GcvT family protein, whose product MALPSSARVVIIGGGAVGASALYHLAKAGWTDCVLLEKNELTAGSTWHAAGNVPTFSSSWSIMNMQRYSAELYRGLGAAVDYPMNYHVTGSVRLGHTKERLQEFKRVVGMGRYQGMDLDILGPDEIRSRYPFVQTHDLVGALYDPYDGDIDPAQLTQALAKGARAMGAHIERFCPVTGVRRERGEWVLNTPQGEIRCEIVVNAAGYYAREVGRMFGRDLPMMVMSHQYMLFDTIPELEAWTKEVGHKLPLLRDVDSSYYLRQEKNGFNLGPYEGNCRAHWATPDDPFPQDFSFQLFPDDLERLEWHIADAMARVPLLEKAALTKVINGPIPYAPDGNPLIGPMPGVPNAFEACVFTFGICQAGGAGKVLAEWVTEGATEWDMWSCDPRRFTGFEDEDYCVKKGMEVYGHEYAIHFPHHAWPEGRMKKLGAVHDRTAALGAQFGPYNGWERALWYARPGDDVSEAAQRTWDREGPWFGAVKAECEAVRDAAGILDLPGFSRFRVTGPGTVAWLGEQITGKVPSVDRLGLAYFADDKGRIVTEMSVARVAEDEVVLITAATAQSHDKEWLLRHLAPGLVLADETLDWSTQILTGPKSREILAAVSDADLAKGWLTWQRATVAGRPAVLMRVSFAGELGWEIHSRVADTPAIWDAVMAAGAPLGLKPFGMFALNSLRIEKGYRAWKGDLSTDYTVLQGGLERFVDWAKPAFRGKAALEAEKQRGVMKRFCTLVIEAGEQDPPYMSTIWNGEEVVGELTSGYWGHRVGACIGLGMLKAGLNVPGTKVEVEIFGVRYPAVVQADQPLWDAKNERIRA is encoded by the coding sequence ATGGCTCTTCCGTCATCGGCGCGTGTTGTCATCATCGGCGGGGGGGCGGTCGGGGCCTCGGCGCTGTATCACCTGGCCAAGGCGGGCTGGACGGACTGCGTTCTGCTGGAAAAGAACGAACTGACCGCCGGATCGACCTGGCATGCGGCGGGGAACGTGCCGACCTTTTCCTCGTCCTGGTCGATCATGAACATGCAGCGCTATTCGGCCGAACTGTATCGTGGCCTGGGCGCGGCGGTGGACTATCCGATGAACTACCATGTCACCGGATCGGTGCGCCTGGGCCATACCAAGGAGCGGTTGCAGGAGTTCAAGCGCGTCGTGGGCATGGGGCGCTATCAGGGCATGGACCTGGATATCCTGGGGCCTGACGAGATTCGCTCGCGCTATCCCTTTGTTCAGACGCATGACCTGGTGGGCGCGCTGTATGACCCCTATGACGGCGACATCGACCCGGCGCAGTTGACCCAGGCCCTGGCCAAGGGCGCGCGGGCCATGGGGGCGCATATCGAACGCTTCTGCCCGGTGACGGGCGTTCGGCGCGAACGCGGCGAATGGGTGCTGAACACGCCGCAGGGCGAGATTCGCTGCGAGATCGTGGTGAATGCGGCGGGCTATTATGCGCGCGAGGTGGGCCGGATGTTCGGCCGCGACCTGCCGATGATGGTGATGAGCCACCAGTACATGCTGTTCGACACCATTCCCGAGCTGGAAGCCTGGACGAAGGAAGTGGGCCACAAGCTGCCGCTGCTGCGCGATGTGGATTCGTCCTACTACCTGCGGCAGGAGAAGAACGGCTTCAACCTGGGGCCGTATGAGGGCAATTGCCGCGCGCATTGGGCGACCCCCGACGATCCTTTCCCGCAGGATTTCAGTTTCCAGCTGTTCCCTGACGATCTGGAGCGGCTGGAATGGCATATCGCCGATGCCATGGCGCGGGTGCCCCTCCTGGAAAAGGCCGCACTGACCAAGGTCATCAACGGGCCGATCCCCTATGCGCCCGATGGCAACCCGCTGATCGGACCGATGCCGGGCGTGCCCAATGCCTTTGAGGCCTGCGTCTTCACCTTCGGCATCTGCCAGGCGGGCGGGGCGGGCAAGGTGCTGGCGGAATGGGTGACGGAGGGCGCGACCGAATGGGACATGTGGTCTTGCGATCCGCGCCGCTTCACCGGCTTCGAGGATGAAGATTACTGCGTGAAGAAGGGGATGGAGGTCTATGGCCACGAATATGCCATCCACTTCCCGCATCACGCCTGGCCGGAAGGCCGGATGAAGAAGCTTGGCGCCGTGCATGACCGCACGGCGGCCCTGGGCGCGCAGTTCGGGCCCTACAATGGCTGGGAGCGGGCGCTGTGGTATGCGCGGCCGGGCGACGATGTAAGCGAGGCGGCGCAGCGCACCTGGGACCGCGAAGGCCCCTGGTTTGGCGCGGTGAAGGCGGAATGCGAGGCGGTGCGCGATGCGGCGGGGATCCTGGACCTGCCGGGTTTCTCGCGCTTCCGCGTGACGGGGCCGGGGACGGTGGCCTGGCTGGGTGAGCAGATCACCGGCAAGGTGCCATCGGTCGACCGGCTTGGCCTGGCCTATTTCGCCGATGACAAGGGGCGGATCGTCACCGAGATGTCGGTGGCGCGCGTTGCCGAGGATGAGGTGGTGCTGATCACCGCCGCCACGGCGCAATCCCATGACAAGGAATGGCTGCTGCGGCATCTGGCACCGGGATTGGTTCTGGCGGACGAGACGCTGGACTGGTCCACCCAGATTCTGACCGGGCCGAAGTCGCGCGAGATCCTGGCCGCCGTGTCGGATGCGGATCTGGCGAAGGGTTGGCTGACCTGGCAGCGGGCCACGGTGGCCGGGCGACCCGCCGTTCTGATGCGGGTGAGCTTCGCGGGCGAACTTGGCTGGGAGATCCATTCGCGCGTGGCGGACACGCCGGCGATCTGGGATGCGGTGATGGCGGCGGGTGCACCCCTGGGGCTGAAACCCTTTGGCATGTTTGCGCTGAACAGCCTGCGCATCGAGAAGGGCTACCGTGCCTGGAAGGGTGATTTGTCCACCGACTACACGGTGTTGCAGGGCGGGCTGGAACGGTTTGTCGATTGGGCCAAGCCCGCCTTCCGGGGCAAGGCGGCGCTGGAGGCGGAAAAGCAGCGGGGTGTGATGAAGCGCTTCTGTACGCTGGTGATCGAGGCGGGCGAGCAGGACCCGCCCTACATGTCGACGATCTGGAACGGCGAGGAGGTCGTGGGCGAACTGACCTCTGGCTACTGGGGCCACCGGGTGGGCGCCTGCATTGGCCTGGGGATGCTGAAGGCCGGGCTGAATGTGCCGGGCACGAAGGTCGAGGTGGAGATCTTCGGGGTGAGATACCCGGCGGTGGTGCAGGCGGATCAGCCGCTGTGGGACGCGAAGAACGAGCGCATCCGCGCGTGA
- a CDS encoding GcvT family protein yields MSRIPDRARAVVIGGGVSGCSVAYHLAKAGWTDVVLLERKQLTCGTTWHAAGLIGQLRGSQNMTRLAKYSADLYVKLEAETGVATGMRQVGSISVALTKERHEELLRQATVARIFDVEVHEISPAEVKARYPHLEVGDVVGAVALPLDGQCDPANIAMALAKGARMRGAGIFEGVKVTRVTTAGGRVSGVDYEGAEGPGHIAADVVINCGGMWGRDLAAQNGVTLPLHACEHFYLVTEPIDGLCQLPVLRVPDECAYYKQDAGKMMLGAFEPKAKPWGMEGIREDFCFDTLPEDFDHFQPILEAAMHRMPLFQSAGIHTFFNGPESFTPDDRYYLGEAPEVKGYWIAAGYNSIGIVSSGGAGMALAHWITEGEPPFDLWEVDIRRAQPFQKNRRYLKERVTETLGLLYADHFPYRQVVTARGVRRSPIHEHLKARGAVFGEVAGWERANWFADPGQEREYRYSWKRQNWFDNQKAEHMAVRTGVGLFDMTSFGKIRVEGPGALAFLNRISSAQMDVEPGRIVYTMFLNERGGIEADLTVTRLSETAFLAVVPGATLTRNLAWMRANLGDDFAVITDVTAAESVLCVMGPKSRELLSKVSPNDFGNASHPFGTAREIEIGLGLARAHRVTYVGELGWELYVSADQTAHVFEALEEAGAEVGLKLCGLHTLDSCRIEKAYRHWGHDITDEDHVLEAGLGFTVSRKKPAFLGREAVLRKQEAGLSRRMVQFRLEDPEPLLFHNEAVVRDGRIVGPVTSGNYGHFLGGAVGMGYVPCAGQSEAEVLGSTYEIEVAGVRHRAVASLVPMHDPKSERVRG; encoded by the coding sequence ATGAGCAGGATTCCGGATCGGGCGCGGGCCGTGGTGATCGGCGGGGGGGTGTCGGGCTGTTCGGTGGCCTATCACCTGGCCAAGGCCGGCTGGACCGATGTGGTGCTTCTGGAGCGCAAGCAGCTGACCTGCGGCACGACCTGGCACGCGGCGGGGCTGATCGGGCAGCTGCGCGGGTCGCAGAACATGACCCGGCTGGCGAAGTATTCGGCCGATCTTTACGTGAAGCTGGAAGCCGAGACGGGCGTGGCCACGGGGATGCGGCAGGTGGGGTCGATCTCGGTCGCGCTGACGAAGGAGCGGCACGAGGAGCTGTTGCGGCAGGCGACGGTGGCGCGGATCTTCGACGTGGAGGTCCACGAGATCTCGCCGGCCGAGGTGAAGGCGCGCTATCCGCATCTGGAGGTGGGTGATGTGGTGGGCGCGGTGGCGCTGCCGCTGGACGGGCAGTGCGACCCGGCCAACATCGCGATGGCGCTGGCCAAGGGCGCGCGGATGCGGGGGGCGGGGATCTTCGAGGGCGTGAAGGTGACGCGCGTCACCACCGCCGGGGGCCGCGTGAGCGGGGTGGATTACGAGGGCGCCGAGGGGCCGGGGCATATTGCGGCGGACGTGGTGATCAACTGCGGCGGCATGTGGGGGCGGGACCTGGCCGCGCAGAACGGCGTGACGCTGCCGCTTCATGCCTGCGAGCACTTCTACCTTGTCACGGAACCGATTGACGGGCTTTGTCAATTGCCGGTTCTTCGTGTGCCGGACGAATGTGCCTATTACAAGCAGGACGCGGGCAAGATGATGCTGGGGGCGTTTGAGCCCAAGGCCAAGCCCTGGGGGATGGAGGGCATCCGCGAGGATTTCTGCTTTGACACGCTGCCCGAGGATTTCGACCATTTCCAGCCGATCCTGGAAGCGGCGATGCACCGGATGCCGCTGTTCCAGTCGGCGGGGATCCATACCTTCTTCAACGGGCCGGAGAGCTTTACGCCCGACGACCGCTATTACCTGGGCGAGGCGCCCGAGGTGAAGGGCTACTGGATTGCGGCCGGCTACAACTCGATCGGGATCGTGTCTTCGGGCGGGGCCGGCATGGCGCTGGCGCATTGGATCACGGAAGGCGAGCCGCCGTTCGATCTGTGGGAAGTGGATATCCGGCGCGCGCAGCCGTTCCAGAAGAACCGCCGCTATCTGAAGGAAAGGGTTACGGAAACCCTGGGCCTGCTTTACGCCGACCACTTCCCCTATCGCCAGGTCGTCACCGCGCGGGGTGTGCGCCGGTCGCCCATTCACGAGCATCTGAAGGCGCGTGGCGCGGTGTTCGGCGAGGTGGCGGGATGGGAGCGGGCGAACTGGTTCGCGGACCCGGGGCAAGAGCGGGAATACCGCTACAGCTGGAAGCGGCAGAACTGGTTCGACAACCAGAAGGCCGAACACATGGCGGTGCGCACCGGCGTAGGCCTCTTCGACATGACCTCGTTCGGCAAGATCCGGGTCGAGGGGCCGGGTGCGCTGGCCTTCCTGAACCGGATTTCCTCGGCGCAGATGGACGTGGAGCCGGGGCGCATCGTCTACACCATGTTCCTGAACGAGCGCGGCGGGATCGAAGCCGACCTGACCGTGACGCGGCTGTCCGAGACCGCTTTCCTGGCCGTGGTGCCGGGGGCCACGCTGACGCGCAACCTTGCCTGGATGCGGGCGAACCTGGGCGATGATTTCGCGGTCATCACCGATGTCACGGCGGCGGAATCGGTGCTGTGCGTGATGGGGCCGAAATCGCGGGAGCTTTTGTCGAAAGTCTCGCCCAACGACTTTGGCAATGCCTCGCATCCCTTTGGCACGGCGCGGGAAATCGAGATCGGCCTGGGCTTGGCCCGGGCGCATCGCGTCACATATGTCGGCGAGCTTGGCTGGGAGCTTTACGTCAGCGCCGACCAGACGGCCCATGTCTTCGAGGCCCTGGAAGAGGCGGGCGCCGAGGTCGGGCTGAAGCTGTGCGGGCTGCACACGCTGGACAGCTGCCGGATCGAGAAGGCCTATCGCCACTGGGGCCATGACATCACCGACGAGGATCATGTGCTGGAAGCGGGCCTTGGCTTCACCGTAAGCCGCAAGAAGCCGGCGTTCCTTGGCCGTGAGGCGGTGCTGCGCAAGCAGGAGGCGGGCCTGAGCCGCCGCATGGTCCAGTTCCGGCTGGAGGACCCCGAGCCGCTTCTGTTCCATAATGAAGCGGTGGTGCGCGATGGCCGGATCGTGGGGCCGGTGACCAGCGGGAACTATGGCCATTTCCTCGGCGGTGCCGTCGGCATGGGCTATGTTCCGTGTGCGGGCCAGAGCGAGGCGGAGGTTCTGGGCTCGACCTACGAGATCGAAGTCGCGGGGGTTCGGCACAGGGCGGTGGCGTCGCTTGTGCCGATGCATGACCCGAAATCGGAGCGGGTGCGCGGGTGA
- a CDS encoding isocitrate lyase/PEP mutase family protein: protein MKLSDRHKAFAALHESGCFVIPNPWDAGSARMMAALGAKALATSSAAHAFTLGRPDMGGVSRDEALAHAADLMEATDLPVSGDFEDGFGPAPEDVAETVRLAGEVGLSGCSIEDTVMAPGSPAHGFEAAVERVRAGVAAARALGRPFVFCARADGVMNGAYDLAEGIRRLQAFEAAGADLLYLPVPPGRAELAQVLAAVRKPVNALAAGPLKAMSVAELAAMGVRRISTGSQIARVTHAAIREAMTAMLDEGSFAPLMRAAAGDEIDALLQRGAGME from the coding sequence TTGAAGCTTTCCGACCGTCACAAGGCCTTTGCGGCGCTGCATGAAAGCGGTTGCTTCGTCATCCCGAACCCCTGGGATGCCGGGTCGGCGCGCATGATGGCGGCCTTGGGGGCCAAGGCGCTGGCGACGTCCTCGGCGGCGCATGCCTTCACTTTGGGCCGGCCCGATATGGGCGGGGTCAGCCGCGACGAGGCGCTGGCCCATGCAGCGGACCTGATGGAAGCCACCGACCTGCCGGTATCCGGCGACTTCGAAGACGGCTTCGGTCCCGCGCCGGAAGATGTGGCCGAGACGGTGAGGCTGGCGGGCGAGGTGGGGCTTTCGGGCTGTTCCATTGAGGATACGGTGATGGCACCGGGCAGCCCGGCGCATGGGTTCGAGGCGGCGGTGGAGCGGGTGCGCGCCGGGGTGGCCGCGGCGCGCGCGCTTGGCCGGCCCTTCGTGTTCTGCGCGCGTGCCGATGGCGTGATGAACGGGGCCTATGACCTGGCCGAGGGTATCCGGCGCTTGCAGGCCTTCGAGGCGGCGGGGGCGGACCTTTTGTACCTGCCGGTCCCGCCGGGGCGCGCGGAACTGGCGCAGGTGCTGGCCGCGGTTCGCAAGCCGGTGAACGCGCTGGCGGCGGGTCCGCTGAAGGCGATGAGCGTGGCGGAGCTGGCGGCCATGGGGGTGCGGCGCATCTCGACCGGGAGCCAGATCGCGCGGGTGACCCATGCCGCGATCCGCGAGGCGATGACGGCGATGCTGGACGAGGGGTCTTTCGCGCCGCTGATGCGGGCCGCGGCGGGTGACGAGATCGACGCGCTGTTGCAGCGCGGTGCCGGGATGGAATGA
- a CDS encoding LysR family transcriptional regulator: MQIDLLDTFLDLAETRSFHRTSERLGITQSTVSARLAALESAVGSRLFDRSRAGTDLTQEGKRFEPHARALRHEWNEARRRIQVPQAAAHLVRLGIQNDLAAVYLGEWVAGFRRALPDTAFYIEPDYSNQMCADLLTGVLDFAVMFSPKPHPDLHFESLGDVAYHMVSTEAGTMAEVTPARFIFAHFSPAFEEMHRQLTPDLAAAPVSVGQSGSVVSLLMAMGGSGYVLERTADELVKSGRVTRVADAPVMRQPVYAALHIRHRIAPVHRRLLRVVLRKLGGRSDDSE; encoded by the coding sequence ATGCAGATCGACCTCCTCGACACCTTCCTCGACCTGGCCGAAACACGCAGCTTCCACCGCACCTCGGAACGGTTGGGCATCACCCAGTCCACCGTCTCGGCCCGCCTCGCCGCGCTCGAATCCGCCGTCGGCTCGCGCCTCTTCGACCGCTCGCGCGCCGGAACGGACCTCACCCAGGAAGGCAAGCGGTTCGAGCCGCACGCCCGGGCGCTCCGCCACGAATGGAACGAAGCGCGCCGCCGCATCCAGGTGCCGCAGGCAGCAGCCCATCTGGTGCGGCTCGGCATCCAGAACGACCTTGCCGCCGTCTATCTTGGCGAATGGGTGGCGGGCTTCCGCCGCGCCCTGCCGGATACCGCCTTCTACATCGAGCCGGATTATTCCAACCAGATGTGCGCCGACCTTCTGACCGGCGTGCTCGATTTCGCGGTGATGTTCTCGCCCAAGCCGCACCCCGACCTGCATTTCGAAAGCCTGGGCGATGTCGCCTATCACATGGTCTCGACCGAGGCCGGAACGATGGCCGAAGTCACCCCCGCCCGCTTCATCTTTGCCCATTTCTCCCCCGCCTTCGAGGAAATGCACCGGCAACTCACCCCCGACCTCGCCGCCGCGCCGGTCTCGGTCGGGCAAAGCGGCTCGGTCGTCTCGCTCCTGATGGCGATGGGGGGCTCGGGCTATGTGCTGGAACGCACGGCGGACGAGCTGGTGAAATCCGGTCGCGTCACCCGCGTGGCCGATGCCCCGGTGATGCGCCAGCCGGTCTATGCCGCGCTCCACATCCGCCACCGCATCGCCCCGGTCCACCGCCGCCTGTTGCGCGTCGTTCTGCGCAAGCTGGGCGGGCGATCCGACGACAGCGAATGA
- a CDS encoding LOG family protein, which yields MTTLRSVCVFCGSRSGVDPAYAQAARGTGQAIAAAGWRLVYGAGDVGLMGEVARAAESAGASAMGVIPVHLLKREKGRRDLSTFVVTEDMHERKKVMFMNSDAVVVLPGGAGSLDEFFEVLTWAQIGLHSKPIYLLDTNGYWQPLVALLHHVVAQGFAEPSMLASFAVVPDPEALATALHAALD from the coding sequence ATGACCACACTCCGTTCCGTCTGCGTGTTCTGCGGGTCGCGCAGCGGCGTCGATCCGGCCTATGCCCAAGCCGCGCGCGGCACCGGTCAGGCGATCGCCGCTGCCGGCTGGCGGCTCGTCTACGGGGCGGGCGACGTGGGCCTGATGGGCGAGGTTGCCCGCGCCGCAGAATCCGCCGGCGCCAGCGCCATGGGCGTGATTCCGGTCCATCTTCTCAAGCGCGAGAAAGGCCGGCGCGACCTGTCCACCTTCGTCGTCACCGAGGACATGCACGAACGCAAGAAGGTGATGTTCATGAATTCCGACGCCGTCGTGGTCCTGCCCGGCGGCGCAGGGTCGCTGGACGAGTTTTTCGAGGTTCTGACCTGGGCGCAGATCGGCCTGCACAGCAAGCCGATCTATCTGCTCGACACCAATGGCTACTGGCAGCCGCTCGTCGCCCTCCTGCACCATGTCGTGGCGCAGGGCTTCGCCGAGCCTTCGATGCTCGCCAGCTTCGCCGTGGTGCCCGACCCCGAGGCGCTCGCAACCGCCCTGCACGCCGCGCTGGATTGA
- a CDS encoding trimethylamine methyltransferase family protein yields the protein MAGEALEVGETCEPARARRPGGRAARVAMRAAPLAEDVRPVRPGMPGGQYNPLSQAGMEQIHQSALEALEVIGLSNAPASGVEILTGAGAVLGDDGRIRFPRALVEDMLTKAARNITLHARDPKHDLHLSGTNVHFGTAGAAVHVVDPVTLEYRDSTAQDLYDAARLVDNLDNIHFYQRTMVCRDVVDNKEMDLNTLYACLAGTRKHVGTSFFDPSHVADCFDVLYTVAGSEEAWRERPFVSNSNCFVVPPMKFAEESCKVMEDCVRRGMPMLLLSAGQAGATAPAPIALAIVQAVAECLAGVVYVNAIRPGAPAIFGTWPFVSDLRTGAMSGGSAEQALLTAGCAQMHRFYGLPGGAASGISDSKLPDMQAGWEQGITNALAGLAGLNMCYEAVGMHASLLGFCLESLVLGDDLLGQVMRLVRGIDVTPDSTSIEAMKEVCLGGPGHYLGSDQTLKLMQTEYIYPNVGNRMSPKEWNEAGKPILLDKAIERKNEILSRAGCVIEPEIDQAIRARFNIYFR from the coding sequence ATGGCTGGTGAAGCTCTGGAAGTTGGCGAAACCTGCGAACCGGCACGGGCCCGTCGGCCGGGCGGGCGGGCGGCGCGGGTGGCGATGCGCGCCGCGCCCCTGGCCGAGGATGTGCGCCCCGTGCGTCCGGGGATGCCGGGCGGGCAGTACAACCCGCTGAGCCAGGCCGGGATGGAGCAGATCCACCAATCCGCGCTGGAGGCGCTGGAGGTGATCGGCTTGTCCAATGCCCCGGCCTCGGGCGTGGAGATCCTGACCGGTGCCGGGGCGGTGCTGGGCGATGACGGGCGCATCCGCTTTCCGCGCGCGCTGGTCGAGGACATGCTGACCAAGGCCGCGCGCAACATCACGCTTCATGCGCGCGACCCGAAGCACGATCTGCATCTTTCCGGAACGAATGTTCACTTTGGGACCGCCGGGGCGGCGGTGCATGTGGTGGACCCGGTGACGCTGGAGTACCGCGATTCGACCGCGCAGGATCTGTATGACGCGGCGCGGCTGGTGGACAACCTGGACAACATCCATTTCTATCAGCGCACCATGGTCTGCCGCGATGTGGTGGACAACAAGGAGATGGATCTCAACACGCTTTATGCCTGCCTGGCGGGCACGAGGAAGCATGTGGGAACCTCGTTCTTTGACCCGAGCCATGTCGCGGATTGTTTCGACGTGCTGTATACGGTCGCAGGCAGCGAGGAAGCCTGGCGCGAGCGGCCTTTCGTGAGCAATTCCAACTGCTTCGTCGTGCCTCCCATGAAGTTTGCCGAAGAGTCCTGCAAGGTGATGGAGGATTGCGTCCGGCGGGGGATGCCGATGCTGTTGCTGTCTGCCGGGCAGGCGGGGGCGACGGCGCCGGCGCCGATTGCGCTGGCCATCGTGCAGGCCGTGGCGGAATGCCTGGCGGGCGTGGTCTATGTGAACGCGATCCGCCCCGGTGCACCGGCGATCTTTGGCACATGGCCTTTCGTGTCGGACCTGCGGACGGGAGCGATGTCGGGTGGCAGCGCCGAGCAGGCGCTGCTGACCGCGGGCTGTGCGCAGATGCACCGGTTCTATGGCCTGCCCGGCGGCGCGGCATCCGGGATTTCGGATTCGAAGCTGCCCGACATGCAGGCCGGCTGGGAGCAGGGCATCACGAATGCGCTGGCGGGGCTGGCCGGGCTGAACATGTGCTATGAGGCGGTGGGGATGCACGCCTCGCTTCTGGGGTTCTGCCTGGAGAGCCTTGTGTTGGGCGACGACCTCTTGGGCCAGGTGATGCGGCTGGTGCGGGGCATCGACGTGACCCCGGATTCGACCTCGATCGAGGCGATGAAGGAGGTCTGCCTGGGCGGGCCGGGGCATTACCTTGGGTCCGACCAGACGCTGAAGCTGATGCAGACCGAATACATCTATCCGAACGTGGGCAACCGGATGAGCCCGAAGGAATGGAACGAGGCGGGCAAGCCGATCCTTCTGGACAAGGCGATCGAGCGGAAGAACGAGATCCTGTCGCGGGCGGGTTGCGTGATCGAGCCGGAGATCGACCAGGCGATCCGGGCGCGGTTCAACATCTATTTCCGCTGA